The window CTGGCGGTGGTGCCGGTGGGACGCCGACTCGTGCACGTATGCGACTCACGACATGTGCTGATATTGACAGTAAAACAAATAGTACGTTTTAAACGACTTTCTTCAGCCGCGAATCCACTCGAGTGGCTTCAACAGCCACAGCGTGTAGTCCTCGTGTGGGTCGTAGGTCGCGAACGAGAGGCTGTTCGCCATCACGCTCACGCTCGAGCTGGCCATCGCGAGTCCGGCCAGGGCGGGGTTGAGCAGCCCCAGGGAGGCGATCGGGATGAGCGTCGTGTTGTAGGCGAACGCCCAGAAGAGGTTCTGACGAACCTTCGAAATCGTCGCCTCCGAGATACGGACGGCTTTGAGGACGTCTGCCGGATCGTCACGCATCAGCGTCACGTCGGCGGACTCGATGGCCACGTCGGTTCCCGACCCGATCGCGACGCCGACCTGGGCCGTCGTCAGCGCGGGGGCGTCGTTGACGCCGTCGCCGACCATCATCACGCGTGAGTCGTCCGTCTGGAGCGCCTCGACGTGATCGGCCTTGTCCTCCGGAAGCACCTCCGCACGGACGTTCTCGGGATCGATGCCGACCGTCTCGGCGACGGCTCGAGCCGTTCGCTCGTTGTCGCCGGTGAGCATGACGACCTCGATGCCGCGTTTTCGCAAAGCGGCGACGGTCTCTTTGGCGCTCTCGCGGATCTCGTCGGCCACGGCGACCACGCCCAGCAACTCGCCGTCGACGGCGACCGGGATGGCGGTCTTTCCCTCGTACTCGAGTCGAAGCAGCGTCTCCTCGGCGGGTTCGGGGTTGATCCCCTCGTCCTCGAGCAGTTTCCGTCGGCCGACGACGACCGTGCCGCGGGTGGTTTCGGCGCGAACGCCGTGCCCGGGAACGTTTTCGAACTCCTCGAGGTTGCCGACGTCGACCGCTCGATCCTCGGCACCTGACACGATGGCACGGGCGATGGGGTGTTCTGACCCCGACTCGGCGGCAGCGGCTGCCCCGAGAACGAACGCCTCGAGGGACTCTTCGCGTTCGGCCAGCATCCCGCCGTCAGGCAGGCGGTCGTCACCGTCGCCACCATCGGTTCGGGCCGCCCCTTCATCGAAAACGACCACGTCGGTCAGCGTCATCTTTCCGTGGGTCAGCGTCCCCGTTTTGTCGAAGATGACGGTGTCGATGCCCCGAACCTGCTCGAGGACGTCGCCGCCTTTGAACAGGACGCCGTTTGTCGCCGAGAGCGTCGATCCGACCATCGTCGCGGCGGGTGTCGCCAGTCCCAGCGCGCAGGGACAGGCGATCAACAGCGCGGATGCGAGAACGACGACGGAGAACTCGAGGATGGGTACGCCACCGGTGACCGGGCCGCCCCCGACGGGGCTCAGGATCGGAATGTACGAGCCGAGCCAGGCGGAGGCGCTGTAGAGCGTCTCGGGGAAGAACGCCCAGACGAGTGCCCAGAACACGGCATTGACGATCACTGCAGGGACGAAGTAGGCGCTGACTTTGTCGACCAGCCGCTGAATCTCGGGCTGGCGCGACTGGGCTTCCTTGACCCGTTCGACGATCTGTTTGAGCGCCGTCTCGGAGCCGACTTTCGTCGCTTCGACGTAGAGGACGCCGTTCTCGTTGATCGTGCTGCCGACCACGTCGTCGCCCTCGCCCTTTTCGACCGGGACGGACTCGCCGGTTAGCATCGATTCGTCGACGGCGCTCTGGCCCTCGAGAACGACGCCGTCGGTCGGAATCCGTTCACCGGGACGAACCTTGAGGACGTCACCGACTTCGACGTTTTCGAGGGCGATCTGCTCTTCGTCGCCGTCGCCGTCGCCGTAACCACGGACGACGGTCGCCTCGTCGGCTTCCATCTCGAGCAACTCTCGCAGGGCGTTCCCGGCCCGGGCCTTCGAGCGAACCTCCAGCCAGTTACCGAGCGTGATAAACCAGAGGATGAACGCGACGGCCTCGAAGTAGAGCCCTTCGCTGACGATGACGCCGCTGAGTGCACCGACGCTGTAAATGTAACCGGCGGAGGTGCCGACCGCAACTAAGGTGTCCATGTTCGCCCGGCGATTGTGTTTGAACGCCCGCCAGGCACCGACGATGAACTCCTTACCGAGGGTAGCCATCAGAACCGTCGCGAGGACGAACTCGAGCCACCCCGGTGGGTGGGAGATTGCCATCGGCACCGGCGAGGTCAGGCCGAACTGGACGACCACCATGTCGACCATCATCGGGATGAAGGGGAGGGTGAGCAGGCCGCCGAAGATGACTAGCTTGCGCTGACGGGATAGTTCGCGCTCGACGGCTCGCTCGCGCTGATTCTCCTCGCCGTCGTCGTCCTCCCGAACGGGTTCGTAGCCCGCATCTTCGATCGCTCTGTGGATCTCGGAACGGGAGACGTCGGCCGGGTTGTACCGAACCCGTGCCTCGTCGGAAGCGAAGTTCACGTCCGCGGCGAGAACGCCCGGGAGAGACTCGACGGCCTCCTGTACCGACCCGGAACAGGTCGAACAGGACATTCCCATTACGGTGATCGATTTGGTCTCGGTCGCGGCCTCGTAGCCGGCGTCGGCGATCGCCTCGACGATGGTCTCGAGGGAGACCACCTGGGGATCGTACTCCACGACGCCCTCGTCGGTGGCGAAGTTCGCGCTCACCTCGGCGACGCCTTCGATGTCGGTTACGGCATCCTCGACGCTCCCCGAACACGTCGCACAGGACATGCCGGTGATCTCGAGGTGGGCCCGTCTGGTTGTCATGGCTAGTACTATGGGTTGGGGGTTCAAGCGAGTTGTGCCTTTGAAAAGCCGATTTATCCGTACTTCAATCTCCGATT of the Natronosalvus vescus genome contains:
- a CDS encoding heavy metal translocating P-type ATPase encodes the protein MTTRRAHLEITGMSCATCSGSVEDAVTDIEGVAEVSANFATDEGVVEYDPQVVSLETIVEAIADAGYEAATETKSITVMGMSCSTCSGSVQEAVESLPGVLAADVNFASDEARVRYNPADVSRSEIHRAIEDAGYEPVREDDDGEENQRERAVERELSRQRKLVIFGGLLTLPFIPMMVDMVVVQFGLTSPVPMAISHPPGWLEFVLATVLMATLGKEFIVGAWRAFKHNRRANMDTLVAVGTSAGYIYSVGALSGVIVSEGLYFEAVAFILWFITLGNWLEVRSKARAGNALRELLEMEADEATVVRGYGDGDGDEEQIALENVEVGDVLKVRPGERIPTDGVVLEGQSAVDESMLTGESVPVEKGEGDDVVGSTINENGVLYVEATKVGSETALKQIVERVKEAQSRQPEIQRLVDKVSAYFVPAVIVNAVFWALVWAFFPETLYSASAWLGSYIPILSPVGGGPVTGGVPILEFSVVVLASALLIACPCALGLATPAATMVGSTLSATNGVLFKGGDVLEQVRGIDTVIFDKTGTLTHGKMTLTDVVVFDEGAARTDGGDGDDRLPDGGMLAEREESLEAFVLGAAAAAESGSEHPIARAIVSGAEDRAVDVGNLEEFENVPGHGVRAETTRGTVVVGRRKLLEDEGINPEPAEETLLRLEYEGKTAIPVAVDGELLGVVAVADEIRESAKETVAALRKRGIEVVMLTGDNERTARAVAETVGIDPENVRAEVLPEDKADHVEALQTDDSRVMMVGDGVNDAPALTTAQVGVAIGSGTDVAIESADVTLMRDDPADVLKAVRISEATISKVRQNLFWAFAYNTTLIPIASLGLLNPALAGLAMASSSVSVMANSLSFATYDPHEDYTLWLLKPLEWIRG